The nucleotide sequence CTTTAAAATATTTTTGTTTAAATTGTAAAAAAAAATCTTATAAAAAAAAACAAATTATAAAATGTAGTAATTTAAAACATAATCAACGTCAGAAATAAATTATGATAACAAATAAAATATTTACTTTATATATTAAATCTACAGGTAAAAATACTTTTTTATCTTTATTACAAAATAATCTAATATTTAATACTAATAAATTAATTTTAGATAAAAAACAAAATATTTTAAATACTTATTCATGCGGGAATTTTGGTTTTAAAAATAGAAAAAAAGAAACTGCATTTGCTTGTAGTTTTATAGTTACTAAAATTTTATTATTAATTATAAATTTAAAAATTAAATTTTTTCATATTGTTATGAAAGGAATAGGATTATATAGAAAAATTATATTAACTACTATTTTAACATTTTTAAATGAACATCCTGATTTAAAACTATTATCTATAACAGATTTAACGCAAAGTTCTTTTAATGGATGTTCTTCAAAAAAAAGAAAAAAACATTAAATTATAATGCTTACAAATAATCAATTATTAAAACATTCACGTATAAAAAAAAAAAAACAATCTTATAATTTTTATACTAAACCACAAATTAAAGGTTTATGTATTAAAGTTTTTACACGAACTCCTAAAAAACCTAACTCAGCTTTAAGAAAAATAGCTAAAATAAAACTTAAAAATAAAAAAGAAATTTTAGCTTATATTCCTGGAGAAGGTCATGCTTTACAAGATCATAATTTTGTTTTAATAAAAAAAGGAAGAGTACAAGATTTACCTGGAATTAAATATAAAGTAATTAGAGGTGTTTTAGATACTATAGGAGTTTTAAATAGAAAATCTAGTAGATCTAAATATGGTACAAAGAAAATAATATAAATTTATTTATAAAATTTAAAATGATTTATTTTTATCAAAAACAATTTACAATTTTTTATTTAATTCAAAAATTAATACTTTCTGGTAAAAAAAGAAAAACTGGAAATTTAGTATTAAATTTTTTAATTTTATTTAAAAGAAAAAATAAAGATTATTTATATAATTTAGAAAAAATAATTATAAAATTAATGGTATTTTTTACTTTTAAAATGAAAAAAATAAATACTTCTATTTATCAAGTACCACAACCAATTATATATAAAAAATCATTATTTAAAGCTATTTCATGATTAGTTAAAGCTATAAAAAATAAATCAAAAAATAAAATATCAACATATAAAAAATTATATTTAGAATGTGATAATATTTTAAAACAACAAGGTAAAGCTTTAATTAATAGAATCCTTATTTATTTAACGTATAAAAAATAAGGTTTTTAAGTCAAAAGTATTAGTTCTATTATAATAAGTTTTATCATTTATAATAAATATGGCTAAAGAAATTTTTAAAAAACAAAAACCTCATATAAATATAGGAACAATTGGACATGTAGATCATGGAAAAACTACTTTAACTGCTGCTATTACTTATGTATTAGCTAAAAATAATCAAGCAAAACTTAAAACTTACAAAGAAATTGATTGTGCTCCTGAAGAAATAGCTAGAGGAATTACAATTAAAACTTCACATATTGAATATGAAACTGCTGTAAGACATTATGCTCATATTGATTGTCCTGGACATGCTGATTATATTAAGAATATGATTACTGGAGCCGCACAAATGGATGGAGCAATCTTAGTAGTATCTGCTGTAGATGGGCCAATGCCACAAACTAAAGAACATTTATTATTAGCTAAACAAATAGGTATTTCAAATATTATTGTATTTCTAAATAAAATAGATTTAATAGACGATAACGAAATTTTAGAGTTAGTAGAATTAGAAACTCGTGAATTATTAGATAAATATAATTTTTCATCAGATACACCTATTATTACTGGTTCTGCTTTAAAAGCTTTAGATAATAATTTAACATCAAATATTTGGGTAGATAAAATTTATGAATTATTAACAGCTTTAGATTCATATATCCCTTTACCAAAAAGAGATTTAGATAAACCTTTTCTTTTAGCTATTGAAGATATATTTTCAATTACAGGAAGAGGTACAGTAGTTACTGGAAAAATTGAAAGAGGTTCTATTAAATTAGGCGATACAGTAACAATGTTAGGTTTTAATATTTCTAAAAATGTAGTAGTTATAGGATTAGAAATGTTTCAAAAAACCTTAGAAATAGGTGAAGCTGGAGACAATGTAGGTATTTTATTAAGAGGTATTCAAAAAACTGAAGTAAAACGTGGTATGATTTTATCAAAACCTTTAACTATGACTCTTCATTCTATATTTCAAGCAGATGTATATATTTTAACTGTAGCTGAAGGTGGTAGAGAAAAACCTATTTTTGAAGGATATTGCCCTCAATTTTATTTATATACGATAAATATTACAGGTTCAATAAAATTTTCTTCAGAAACAAAAGAAACTGGTACAAAAATGATTCTTCCTGGAGATAGAGTTAAATTAAATGTTACATTAATTTATTCTATTGCAATGGAAAAAGGTATGAGATTTGCTATTAGAGAAGGA is from Toxoplasma gondii RH apicoplast, complete genome and encodes:
- a CDS encoding ribosomal protein L36 — translated: MKIRSSLKYFCLNCKKKSYKKKQIIKCSNLKHNQRQK
- a CDS encoding ribosomal protein S11 is translated as MITNKIFTLYIKSTGKNTFLSLLQNNLIFNTNKLILDKKQNILNTYSCGNFGFKNRKKETAFACSFIVTKILLLIINLKIKFFHIVMKGIGLYRKIILTTILTFLNEHPDLKLLSITDLTQSSFNGCSSKKRKKH
- the rps12 gene encoding ribosomal protein S12, which encodes MLTNNQLLKHSRIKKKKQSYNFYTKPQIKGLCIKVFTRTPKKPNSALRKIAKIKLKNKKEILAYIPGEGHALQDHNFVLIKKGRVQDLPGIKYKVIRGVLDTIGVLNRKSSRSKYGTKKII
- a CDS encoding ribosomal protein S7 (in frame UGA codon predicted to encode tryptophan), yielding MIYFYQKQFTIFYLIQKLILSGKKRKTGNLVLNFLILFKRKNKDYLYNLEKIIIKLMVFFTFKMKKINTSIYQVPQPIIYKKSLFKAISWLVKAIKNKSKNKISTYKKLYLECDNILKQQGKALINRILIYLTYKK
- the tufA gene encoding elongation factor Tu, with translation MAKEIFKKQKPHINIGTIGHVDHGKTTLTAAITYVLAKNNQAKLKTYKEIDCAPEEIARGITIKTSHIEYETAVRHYAHIDCPGHADYIKNMITGAAQMDGAILVVSAVDGPMPQTKEHLLLAKQIGISNIIVFLNKIDLIDDNEILELVELETRELLDKYNFSSDTPIITGSALKALDNNLTSNIWVDKIYELLTALDSYIPLPKRDLDKPFLLAIEDIFSITGRGTVVTGKIERGSIKLGDTVTMLGFNISKNVVVIGLEMFQKTLEIGEAGDNVGILLRGIQKTEVKRGMILSKPLTMTLHSIFQADVYILTVAEGGREKPIFEGYCPQFYLYTINITGSIKFSSETKETGTKMILPGDRVKLNVTLIYSIAMEKGMRFAIREGGRTIGAGIITDIIK